Proteins co-encoded in one Flavobacterium fluviale genomic window:
- a CDS encoding DUF3307 domain-containing protein, which yields MILFIKLLLAHLLGDFIWQPNSWVADKEIKKHKSIYLYVHILLHGVLAAIVAGEVSFIPYAVLIAVTHGIIDLIKLNFQKAKTKRTWFVADQIAHIIILIAVVMLYENKGLIYFWQNNEFWILITGILLVTKPTSIFIKTIISIWSPESQNSHQDNSLANAGNYIGILERLFILCFILTAHFEAIGFLLAAKSIFRFGDLKEAKDRKLTEYVMIGTLLSFGIAIIAGLILQALLLQLP from the coding sequence ATGATTTTATTTATAAAACTGCTTTTAGCTCATTTACTAGGAGATTTTATCTGGCAGCCTAATTCTTGGGTAGCCGATAAAGAAATTAAAAAACATAAAAGTATTTACTTGTATGTTCATATTTTACTTCACGGAGTTTTGGCTGCAATTGTGGCTGGAGAAGTCAGTTTTATACCTTATGCGGTTTTAATCGCTGTTACCCACGGTATCATTGACTTAATTAAACTCAATTTTCAAAAAGCAAAAACAAAGCGAACGTGGTTTGTTGCAGACCAAATTGCACATATCATTATTTTAATTGCCGTTGTAATGCTTTACGAAAATAAAGGCTTAATCTATTTTTGGCAAAATAATGAATTCTGGATATTAATCACCGGAATTTTATTGGTAACCAAACCGACTTCTATTTTCATAAAAACTATTATTTCGATTTGGAGTCCAGAAAGTCAAAACAGTCATCAAGACAATTCTCTTGCCAATGCAGGAAATTACATTGGTATATTAGAACGTTTATTTATACTTTGTTTTATCCTAACTGCTCATTTTGAAGCTATCGGATTTTTATTGGCTGCAAAATCTATCTTTAGATTTGGAGATTTAAAAGAAGCTAAAGACCGCAAGCTCACCGAATACGTGATGATTGGCACCTTACTTAGTTTTGGAATCGCAATAATTGCCGGATTAATTCTTCAGGCACTTCTCTTACAACTGCCCTAA
- a CDS encoding quinone-dependent dihydroorotate dehydrogenase, whose product MYKLIIRPILFWFDPEEVHYFTFSFVKFISKIPGVSSIIRSIYEVKDSRLEREVFGIKFKNPVGLAAGFDKDAKLYKELSDFGFGFIEIGTVTPVGQEGNPKKRLFRLKEDKAIINRMGFNNGGVLEAVERLKKNSGVLIGGNIGKNKVTPNENAVDDYIICFDALFDHVDYFVVNVSSPNTPNLRALQDKEPLTALLQTLQNRNIEKQKTSTQKVKPILLKIAPDLTDEQLLDIIDIVKTTQIAGVIATNTTISRDGLQSANQSEMGGLSGKPLTKRSTEVIRFLSEKSNKAFPIIGVGGIHSADDAIEKLNAGASLVQLYTGFIYEGPALIKAINKKVLGQL is encoded by the coding sequence ATGTATAAATTGATAATTCGTCCGATACTTTTCTGGTTTGATCCTGAAGAAGTGCATTACTTTACTTTTTCATTTGTTAAATTCATTTCAAAAATCCCAGGAGTTTCGTCAATTATAAGATCAATTTATGAAGTAAAAGATTCTCGATTAGAAAGAGAAGTTTTCGGAATTAAATTCAAAAATCCCGTTGGACTTGCAGCAGGATTTGACAAAGATGCAAAGTTGTATAAAGAGCTTTCTGATTTTGGTTTTGGTTTTATTGAAATTGGAACCGTTACGCCGGTTGGTCAGGAAGGAAATCCAAAAAAACGTTTGTTTCGCTTGAAAGAAGATAAGGCAATTATTAACCGAATGGGGTTTAATAATGGCGGCGTTTTGGAAGCTGTAGAACGTTTGAAGAAAAATTCTGGTGTTTTGATTGGAGGAAATATTGGAAAAAACAAAGTGACTCCAAACGAAAATGCCGTAGACGATTATATCATTTGTTTTGATGCTTTGTTTGATCATGTAGATTATTTTGTAGTGAATGTAAGTTCGCCAAATACACCAAATTTAAGAGCTTTACAAGACAAAGAACCTTTAACTGCTTTGCTGCAGACTTTGCAAAATAGAAACATTGAAAAGCAGAAAACAAGTACGCAGAAAGTAAAACCAATTTTATTGAAAATTGCTCCAGATCTTACAGATGAGCAGTTGTTAGATATCATAGATATTGTGAAAACTACACAGATTGCAGGAGTAATTGCAACCAATACTACAATTTCAAGAGATGGTTTACAATCTGCAAATCAGTCAGAAATGGGAGGTTTGTCTGGAAAACCATTGACAAAACGCTCTACAGAAGTAATTCGTTTTCTTTCTGAAAAAAGCAATAAAGCATTCCCAATTATTGGAGTAGGCGGCATTCATTCTGCAGATGATGCGATCGAAAAATTAAATGCAGGAGCAAGTTTAGTGCAATTGTATACAGGTTTTATTTATGAAGGTCCAGCGCTGATAAAAGCAATCAATAAAAAAGTTTTAGGGCAGTTGTAA